One Candidatus Auribacterota bacterium DNA segment encodes these proteins:
- a CDS encoding malonyl-CoA decarboxylase family protein, which yields MANTHISGFGEIRKKIAESISHTIHTFATTSRRGVGEALSLFASDRTIHPESMKVVLDFYKKGEAEREAFFTMLAALDPRKADYVLNQIFAAMDTPVWLIQIRADLIALIKKLSAAKQENGTLKPLKALSRTFIDYFARIFNFQYMVTRCCNAQNTSIALLKFISEKEGVHPTEHWWNFDNRLDSPDHIILSLEHFKMPYVPLVYIEVALSNGLIRKMSRILGDKRRPPDLRRADTAIFYSVNTTFAGLEGIALGAKMIIRASEYIQKNYPGIRHFATLSPIPKFRDYLATVLAGGTHTFSLTSQKIDANKKGRFISDGGLRSIREELSKKDKDIETLPISGMLKGVLGDEQWHANPLLRRAMEHPMAELTRYYLTREKRIDPKTRARTTNAYDPVANFHLSNGASIGNINYLANPSERGMRESYGMMANYFYEAEHQERNKLAYASGKVAIEI from the coding sequence ATGGCCAACACACATATCTCCGGCTTCGGCGAGATCAGGAAGAAGATCGCCGAGTCGATCTCTCACACGATCCACACATTCGCCACCACGAGCCGTCGGGGCGTCGGGGAGGCGCTCTCGCTCTTCGCAAGCGACAGGACGATCCACCCCGAATCCATGAAGGTCGTCCTCGATTTCTATAAAAAGGGCGAGGCGGAGCGTGAGGCGTTTTTCACCATGCTCGCGGCGCTCGATCCGCGCAAGGCAGATTATGTCCTCAACCAGATCTTCGCCGCCATGGATACGCCGGTGTGGCTCATCCAGATCCGCGCCGACCTCATCGCGCTGATCAAGAAGCTTTCCGCGGCGAAGCAGGAGAATGGGACGTTGAAACCCCTCAAGGCACTCTCGCGTACCTTCATCGACTACTTCGCGAGGATATTCAACTTCCAGTACATGGTGACCCGCTGCTGCAACGCCCAGAACACCTCGATCGCGCTGCTCAAATTCATATCCGAGAAAGAGGGCGTCCACCCCACCGAGCACTGGTGGAATTTCGACAACAGGCTGGACAGCCCCGACCACATCATCCTCTCCCTCGAGCACTTCAAAATGCCCTATGTCCCCCTGGTGTATATCGAGGTGGCGCTCTCGAACGGGCTGATCCGCAAGATGTCCAGGATACTCGGCGACAAACGGCGCCCCCCGGACCTGCGCCGGGCGGATACCGCAATCTTCTATTCCGTGAACACCACTTTCGCCGGCCTCGAGGGAATCGCCCTGGGGGCAAAGATGATCATCCGCGCGAGTGAATACATCCAGAAGAATTATCCCGGCATCAGGCACTTCGCCACACTGAGCCCGATCCCAAAATTCAGGGATTACCTTGCCACGGTGCTGGCCGGAGGGACGCACACCTTTTCTCTCACCAGCCAGAAGATTGACGCTAATAAGAAGGGCCGGTTTATTTCGGATGGCGGGTTGCGAAGCATCAGGGAGGAGCTGTCCAAAAAGGATAAAGATATCGAAACGCTCCCAATCTCCGGCATGCTCAAGGGGGTGCTCGGCGATGAGCAGTGGCACGCGAACCCGCTTCTGCGCAGGGCGATGGAGCATCCGATGGCGGAGCTCACGAGATACTATCTCACTCGAGAGAAAAGAATCGACCCCAAGACCAGGGCCCGGACCACAAACGCATACGATCCGGTCGCGAACTTCCACCTCTCCAACGGAGCCTCCATCGGCAACATCAACTACCTCGCGAACCCCTCGGAGCGGGGAATGCGCGAATCATACGGTATGATGGCGAACTACTTCTACGAGGCCGAACACCAGGAGAGAAACAAGCTCGCCTACGCATCCGGGAAGGTCGCCATCGAAATCTGA